A region from the Rheinheimera mangrovi genome encodes:
- the dinG gene encoding ATP-dependent DNA helicase DinG: MLTDALKNQIRDIHQQLKSNLTNYQPRPGQNKMVAEIANTLAGSYHSYDRTLLVEAGTGTGKSLAYLMAAIPFALKQKKTLVIATATVALQEQLVQKDLPFFLKYSGLKFEFCLVKGRQRYACIEKIRQQLQQPDLLPLFQSTAPASLLQQLLSNWQQRHWLGDRDSLKEPVADEHWYAIASDPAHCSKANPVHHQCPFHLARAEIEGSTVLVVNHALLLADLDAGSQILPPPADCIYVIDEAHHLPDSGRDFFSAHAPLSFPAQYLEKLKKTTQQLAGVLPQHGAMTEVLKLDELASDFLKQLKPVQHQIELNQHHWFAKEPHYRFADAVLPETFASNANRLAELSGKALSAIEKLQQFLSEAATEHKVATKLVLPLQFELTAIEHRFEQQSELWRLYSVPQQKHVNQARWVTQDQKEHQQSSAYASPLSVSFLLDDLLFSQAFATVLCSATLTTLNSFDYIKQELGLSLHQGLQTLKVDSPFDYQNKASLLLPKMQTDPSSDAFTDELIAKLPQYMDKKAGNLLLFASYWQMQKVVEALRAKGWSFLVQGEASRQSLLELHALKVKAGEGSILCGTQSFSEGLDLPGALLTNLVITKLPFAVPSSPLEEALSEAITKRGGNPFLQMTVPATARKLVQACGRLLRQEKDHGRIVILDRRLVTKTYGKAMLNALPPFSQTIEE, from the coding sequence ATGCTTACTGATGCTCTCAAAAACCAAATCCGCGACATTCACCAGCAGCTAAAAAGCAATCTGACGAATTACCAGCCTCGCCCTGGCCAGAATAAAATGGTGGCCGAAATTGCCAATACTCTGGCAGGTAGCTACCACAGCTATGACAGAACCTTATTAGTGGAAGCAGGAACAGGCACGGGCAAGTCGCTGGCTTATTTAATGGCGGCAATTCCTTTTGCATTAAAACAAAAAAAAACGCTGGTGATAGCAACAGCGACTGTGGCTTTGCAAGAACAGTTGGTGCAAAAAGATTTGCCCTTTTTCCTGAAATACAGCGGTCTGAAATTTGAATTTTGCTTGGTGAAAGGCAGGCAGCGTTATGCCTGTATAGAAAAAATCCGCCAGCAACTGCAGCAGCCAGATTTATTGCCTTTATTCCAAAGTACAGCGCCTGCTTCTTTGTTACAGCAGTTACTCAGCAACTGGCAGCAACGGCATTGGCTAGGTGACAGGGACAGCTTAAAAGAGCCGGTAGCTGATGAACACTGGTATGCTATCGCTTCTGATCCTGCACATTGCAGCAAAGCCAACCCGGTGCATCATCAATGCCCTTTTCATTTAGCTCGTGCCGAAATAGAAGGCAGCACAGTACTAGTGGTCAATCATGCTTTGTTACTGGCAGATTTGGATGCTGGCTCGCAAATACTTCCGCCGCCTGCTGATTGTATTTATGTCATAGATGAAGCTCATCACTTACCCGACAGTGGTCGTGATTTCTTTTCAGCCCATGCCCCGCTGAGTTTCCCGGCCCAGTATCTGGAAAAACTAAAAAAGACCACTCAGCAGCTCGCCGGTGTATTACCACAGCACGGCGCTATGACCGAGGTATTAAAACTTGATGAACTGGCAAGCGACTTTTTAAAACAACTCAAACCCGTGCAACATCAAATTGAATTGAATCAGCACCACTGGTTTGCGAAAGAGCCGCATTACCGTTTTGCAGATGCAGTACTGCCGGAAACCTTTGCTTCTAATGCTAACCGATTAGCCGAGTTAAGTGGTAAAGCCTTATCCGCTATAGAGAAGCTGCAGCAGTTTTTATCTGAAGCTGCTACTGAACATAAAGTTGCAACTAAGTTGGTACTGCCACTGCAGTTTGAATTAACCGCGATAGAGCATAGATTTGAGCAGCAATCGGAACTGTGGCGACTGTATTCAGTCCCGCAGCAAAAACACGTCAATCAGGCGCGTTGGGTCACACAAGATCAAAAAGAGCATCAGCAAAGCAGCGCTTATGCTAGCCCCTTGTCGGTGAGTTTTCTGTTAGACGATTTGTTATTCAGTCAGGCTTTTGCAACAGTACTTTGTTCCGCCACCTTAACGACGCTAAATAGTTTTGACTATATCAAGCAGGAGCTGGGGCTTTCCCTGCACCAAGGTTTGCAAACCCTCAAAGTCGACTCCCCCTTTGATTATCAAAACAAAGCCAGTTTGCTGTTGCCCAAAATGCAGACAGACCCCAGCAGTGACGCCTTTACTGATGAATTAATAGCAAAACTGCCACAGTATATGGATAAAAAAGCCGGTAACCTACTGCTGTTTGCGTCGTATTGGCAGATGCAAAAAGTAGTAGAGGCTCTGAGAGCTAAAGGTTGGTCTTTTTTAGTACAAGGTGAAGCATCCCGCCAGTCACTGCTGGAACTTCATGCCCTGAAAGTAAAAGCAGGCGAAGGCAGTATTTTATGTGGTACCCAGAGTTTTTCTGAAGGTTTGGATTTACCGGGCGCCTTGCTGACTAATCTGGTGATCACTAAATTACCTTTTGCTGTACCCTCCTCACCTTTAGAAGAAGCTTTATCTGAAGCTATTACTAAAAGAGGCGGCAATCCATTTTTGCAAATGACAGTACCAGCCACAGCACGAAAACTGGTGCAGGCCTGTGGTAGACTGCTACGCCAGGAGAAGGATCATGGCCGTATTGTTATATTAGACAGACGCTTAGTGACCAAAACTTATGGCAAGGCCATGCTCAACGCTTTGCCTCCCTTTTCACAAACTATTGAAGAGTAA
- a CDS encoding sulfite exporter TauE/SafE family protein yields the protein MELGLDLWVVAALCAVALVAGFIDAVAGGGGLLTVPALLTAGLPPHLVLGTNKLAATFGSITASITYYRRKLFDPAFWRTALIFTAIGAICGTLVVDLISKEWLERIIPFFIVIAALYSLVVKMQPDDQLTLPEQTPKHFWQQRAQGFTLGFYDGLAGPGTGSFWMVSTMALYKINLLLTSGVARSMNCVSNVFALVTFAWLGHIYWALGLAMGACLMLGSYFGARSAIRFGSKFIRPIFLTMVLAITARLLWQAWSNG from the coding sequence ATGGAATTAGGTTTAGACCTCTGGGTAGTCGCCGCTTTATGCGCAGTCGCTTTAGTCGCAGGTTTTATTGACGCTGTAGCCGGAGGCGGTGGCTTACTGACTGTCCCTGCACTACTGACCGCAGGTTTACCGCCTCATCTGGTGTTAGGCACCAATAAACTGGCTGCGACTTTTGGTTCCATTACAGCCTCAATCACTTATTACAGACGCAAACTTTTTGATCCTGCGTTTTGGCGCACGGCGCTGATATTCACTGCTATTGGTGCCATTTGTGGCACTTTAGTGGTGGATTTAATTAGCAAAGAATGGCTGGAACGTATCATTCCGTTTTTTATCGTCATCGCAGCTTTATACAGTTTAGTGGTAAAAATGCAGCCAGACGACCAATTGACCCTGCCGGAACAAACCCCTAAACACTTCTGGCAGCAAAGAGCCCAGGGCTTTACCTTGGGGTTTTATGATGGTCTGGCGGGCCCTGGCACAGGTTCGTTTTGGATGGTGTCGACCATGGCCTTGTATAAAATCAATTTGCTTTTGACCAGCGGCGTGGCGCGTTCGATGAATTGTGTCAGTAATGTTTTTGCGTTAGTGACATTTGCCTGGTTGGGTCATATTTATTGGGCTTTGGGTTTAGCCATGGGTGCTTGTTTAATGCTCGGATCCTATTTTGGTGCCCGTTCAGCGATACGTTTTGGCAGTAAGTTTATCCGGCCGATTTTTTTAACTATGGTTTTAGCTATTACCGCCCGCTTGTTATGGCAAGCCTGGAGCAATGGATGA
- the priC gene encoding primosomal replication protein PriC — MKDLLAALELQLKQLTQQAKTIDGKQSSWQQKAWFDSDLFQSHSPFLTDYVLEAEAMLKRLKASTEQRTSSAQALAAKLSAQIQALSRAFQTKDLRYLPGKVKKHAVSPNASEQAQAMVGQLRRSTQELYQQLSEYQGFERRLLDMLELEQRQLSGGSADTSADRVLAIHARLGRCRKALSELEVEIQWSEQNRRG; from the coding sequence ATGAAAGACTTATTGGCTGCATTGGAGCTACAACTGAAGCAACTAACGCAGCAAGCTAAAACCATAGATGGCAAACAAAGTAGCTGGCAACAAAAAGCTTGGTTTGATAGCGACTTATTTCAATCCCACTCGCCTTTTTTAACCGACTATGTGTTAGAAGCCGAAGCCATGCTCAAACGCCTGAAGGCAAGCACAGAGCAGCGCACCAGCTCAGCCCAAGCCTTGGCCGCTAAACTTAGCGCCCAAATTCAGGCATTAAGCCGGGCATTTCAAACCAAAGACTTACGTTATTTGCCTGGTAAAGTCAAAAAGCACGCCGTTTCCCCAAATGCTTCAGAACAAGCTCAGGCTATGGTTGGACAATTACGTCGCTCCACTCAGGAGTTGTATCAACAGCTCTCTGAATATCAGGGTTTTGAAAGGCGTTTGCTGGATATGCTGGAACTGGAACAACGCCAGTTGTCCGGAGGTTCAGCGGATACCAGCGCCGACAGAGTACTGGCCATACATGCCCGTTTAGGTCGTTGCCGCAAAGCCTTAAGCGAATTAGAGGTAGAAATTCAGTGGTCAGAACAAAACCGCCGGGGCTGA
- a CDS encoding histone deacetylase family protein, which produces MVRTKPPGLIYHPIYSQLELPFKHRYPIGKYQALYQALLELGVLAEQFTSSQVASVEQLLSVHQAFYAEQLISGQLDTKAMRRIGFPWSEQLVTRSLTSVGGTVQTVQLALQQGLALHLSGGYHHAFAGEGSGFCLFNDLAVAARYALTQGVDKVLIFDCDVHQGDGTAAIFSDEPAIITASLHGEKNFPSRKQQSSWDLGLPTACADDEYLAAVKQSLDYLLRIYQPDLVIYDAGIDIHQQDDLGLLHISTAGVAKRDWYVLNECHKRGIPVAAVIGGGYQRDLEALTQIHLQLFYAAFQLSGLPLPDTNHWFHALRT; this is translated from the coding sequence GTGGTCAGAACAAAACCGCCGGGGCTGATCTATCACCCGATTTACAGTCAGCTCGAACTGCCCTTTAAACACCGCTATCCGATAGGTAAATATCAGGCTTTGTATCAAGCCTTGCTCGAGCTGGGTGTGCTGGCCGAGCAGTTCACGTCATCTCAAGTTGCCAGCGTTGAACAGTTATTATCAGTACATCAGGCTTTTTATGCAGAACAGCTAATCTCCGGTCAGTTGGATACTAAGGCGATGCGTCGTATAGGTTTTCCCTGGTCGGAACAATTGGTAACCCGCTCTTTAACTTCGGTTGGTGGCACAGTGCAAACGGTTCAGCTTGCACTACAGCAAGGTTTAGCTTTGCATTTAAGTGGCGGTTATCACCATGCTTTTGCTGGTGAAGGCAGTGGCTTTTGCTTATTTAATGATTTAGCAGTGGCAGCACGTTACGCCTTAACTCAAGGCGTGGATAAAGTGCTGATTTTTGATTGTGATGTGCATCAGGGCGATGGCACTGCCGCCATTTTTTCTGATGAGCCAGCTATCATTACCGCCTCTTTGCATGGCGAAAAGAATTTTCCATCCCGCAAACAGCAATCCAGCTGGGATTTAGGTTTGCCCACGGCCTGTGCCGACGACGAATACCTGGCAGCAGTAAAACAAAGTCTGGATTATTTGTTACGAATCTATCAGCCGGATTTAGTGATTTATGATGCGGGCATTGACATTCATCAGCAGGACGATTTAGGGCTTTTACATATCAGCACAGCAGGAGTGGCCAAGCGCGATTGGTATGTATTGAACGAATGTCACAAGCGCGGTATTCCGGTTGCTGCCGTGATAGGGGGTGGTTATCAGCGAGATCTTGAGGCTTTAACTCAAATTCACCTGCAACTGTTTTATGCAGCCTTTCAACTCAGCGGACTGCCATTACCTGATACAAACCATTGGTTTCATGCCCTTCGAACCTGA
- a CDS encoding tryptophan 2,3-dioxygenase family protein: MQKNTTPCYYGDYLQLDKILTAQAPESAKYANEAHDETLFIVVHQVYELWFKQVLHELKAVLAVFAGDEVKDQQLTGVVHKLKRVITIQQLMNQQIGVMETMTPQDFMSFRDYLVPASGFQSVQFKMLEIGLGLKSEYRIDFDKNSFYSRLNEKDRLFLEGLETQPSLFEQVEKWLERMPFLQFGDFSFWQMYQSATEKMLNEDESTVLSIEQIAEHEREMQLKEIINTRAKFAALLDKDKYAELQQQGSFRLSQRAMLAALFITLYQEEPVFNLPFQVLTCLTEIDENMTIWRYKHAMMVQRMLGTKIGTGGSSGHDYLKRTTEKNRIFTDLFHMATFLLPKSDLPELPLAVRKQLGFYFSGAQQI; encoded by the coding sequence ATGCAAAAGAATACAACCCCTTGTTACTACGGTGACTACCTGCAACTGGACAAAATTTTAACAGCCCAGGCCCCTGAAAGCGCAAAGTATGCCAATGAAGCCCATGATGAAACCTTGTTTATCGTGGTGCATCAGGTCTACGAATTATGGTTTAAGCAAGTACTACATGAACTAAAAGCCGTCTTGGCGGTTTTTGCTGGTGATGAAGTCAAAGATCAGCAGTTAACAGGAGTGGTGCATAAGCTGAAGCGGGTCATTACCATTCAACAGTTAATGAACCAGCAAATTGGTGTAATGGAAACCATGACACCTCAGGACTTTATGTCCTTCCGCGACTACTTAGTGCCAGCTTCTGGTTTTCAGAGTGTGCAATTTAAGATGCTGGAAATTGGTCTGGGTTTAAAAAGTGAATACCGCATCGACTTTGATAAAAACTCCTTTTACAGTCGCTTAAATGAAAAAGACCGGCTGTTTTTAGAAGGTTTGGAAACTCAACCGAGCTTATTTGAACAAGTCGAAAAGTGGCTGGAACGTATGCCATTTTTACAGTTCGGCGACTTCAGCTTCTGGCAGATGTACCAAAGCGCAACAGAAAAAATGCTGAACGAAGATGAAAGCACTGTGCTGTCTATTGAACAGATTGCTGAACATGAACGTGAAATGCAGCTGAAAGAAATCATCAATACCAGAGCTAAGTTTGCGGCTTTGCTGGATAAAGACAAATACGCTGAACTACAACAACAGGGGAGCTTCCGCTTAAGCCAGCGCGCTATGTTGGCCGCTTTGTTTATTACCCTGTATCAGGAAGAACCTGTGTTTAACCTGCCGTTTCAGGTGCTAACCTGCCTGACAGAAATAGACGAAAATATGACGATATGGCGCTACAAACACGCCATGATGGTACAGCGTATGCTGGGAACTAAAATTGGTACCGGCGGTTCTTCGGGCCATGATTATTTAAAACGCACCACGGAGAAAAACCGCATTTTTACCGATTTATTCCATATGGCTACTTTCTTACTGCCAAAATCGGATTTACCTGAACTGCCTTTGGCTGTGCGTAAACAGCTGGGGTTTTATTTCTCAGGCGCACAGCAGATTTGA
- a CDS encoding late competence development ComFB family protein gives MKLDDDIHNYYEKLLLDHLVELRLDDEYDTEYLADLCCIVLNQLPPKYIRYEVDMAFYLPQTERFEMVMKVREAVAKAKGFLDTQRDKK, from the coding sequence ATGAAGTTAGATGACGATATCCATAACTATTACGAAAAACTTCTGTTGGACCATTTAGTTGAGCTACGTCTGGATGATGAGTACGACACCGAATATCTGGCCGATTTATGCTGCATAGTGCTGAATCAGTTACCGCCTAAGTACATTCGTTATGAAGTGGATATGGCGTTTTACCTGCCTCAGACCGAACGTTTTGAAATGGTGATGAAAGTGCGCGAAGCTGTTGCCAAAGCCAAAGGCTTCTTAGACACCCAACGTGACAAAAAATAA
- a CDS encoding DUF2496 domain-containing protein → MTKNKTPALSDAPLEVQLAVELILLLEQQDLPTEIVLAALTIVQRDFQKKLAKPVKQAD, encoded by the coding sequence GTGACAAAAAATAAGACTCCGGCTTTATCTGATGCGCCCCTTGAGGTGCAACTTGCAGTGGAACTGATCCTGTTGCTTGAGCAACAGGATTTGCCAACAGAAATAGTGCTGGCTGCTCTGACCATAGTACAACGCGATTTCCAGAAAAAACTGGCAAAACCTGTTAAACAAGCTGATTAA
- a CDS encoding DMT family transporter produces MLTHSITLYLATVLIWGSTFFAIKFQLGDVPEMWSIAYRFGLAALLLWFWCLWRKLPLKFNRHQHGWMALQGLFLFCLNYLLIYLATSDLTSGLIAVVFSSIVLMNILNGALFFGRPIEVKTLLGALLGIFGIAFVFWPELAGLESNGSAFWGLVLSIAGTYIASLGNMLSSKNQQQQLPVVQSNVFGMTYGAIMMAILALVQGIMPVFDSSLSFNLSLLYLSLFGSVLAFGAYLTLVGRIGPAKAAYTMVLFPIVALGISTLFENYHWSWSALIGVCIVALGNLIILLPGAQLKRLARLS; encoded by the coding sequence ATGCTGACCCATTCCATTACCTTGTATCTGGCCACAGTATTGATTTGGGGCTCGACCTTTTTTGCTATTAAATTTCAACTCGGTGATGTGCCTGAAATGTGGTCTATTGCCTATCGTTTTGGTTTAGCAGCTTTGTTGCTCTGGTTCTGGTGTCTGTGGCGTAAGCTGCCACTGAAATTTAATCGCCACCAGCATGGTTGGATGGCACTGCAAGGCTTGTTTTTATTTTGTTTAAACTACCTGCTGATTTATCTGGCCACCTCTGATTTAACCAGCGGTCTGATCGCAGTGGTGTTTTCCAGCATAGTGCTGATGAATATACTCAACGGTGCCTTGTTTTTTGGTCGTCCGATTGAAGTTAAAACACTGCTGGGAGCTTTGTTAGGTATCTTCGGTATAGCCTTTGTATTCTGGCCGGAACTGGCAGGATTGGAGAGCAACGGCTCGGCTTTTTGGGGTTTAGTACTGAGTATTGCCGGTACTTATATCGCCTCACTTGGCAATATGCTCTCATCAAAAAATCAACAGCAGCAATTGCCTGTGGTGCAAAGTAATGTGTTTGGTATGACCTACGGTGCGATTATGATGGCCATACTGGCCTTAGTTCAGGGCATCATGCCGGTTTTTGATAGCAGTCTTAGTTTTAACTTGTCTTTGTTGTACTTGTCATTATTCGGCTCAGTGCTGGCCTTTGGTGCTTACCTGACGCTGGTGGGTCGTATTGGTCCAGCCAAAGCGGCTTACACCATGGTGTTATTCCCTATTGTCGCTTTGGGCATATCCACCCTGTTTGAGAATTACCACTGGAGCTGGTCTGCCCTGATTGGTGTTTGTATTGTTGCGTTGGGAAATTTAATTATCTTGTTGCCTGGCGCGCAACTAAAACGCCTTGCCAGGCTTTCATAA
- a CDS encoding substrate-binding periplasmic protein yields MRWIVSLLLFCISFELQSQNLRIITVVEPPASYLDSHGQLTGFSVEVVQAIQRNLDDKTVIEVLPEARAIHIARTEPNVLLFSFSRTPKREDEFYWVGQLSVKAWSVYALSSNPVQIQSLEELRKVKAIGVVRGDIREEWLTEQGFRNLHPSVNHQQNMHRLRSGRLDLVAYESQGIQHLLLEEGLDPQDIKPVYQLKRSDVYLLMSKKGTDITLLERWRHAANKLKASGEQQFIAEKWQMILRHYHGVETQTLNGVMVFP; encoded by the coding sequence ATGCGATGGATAGTCAGCCTTTTGCTCTTCTGTATAAGTTTTGAGCTTCAAAGCCAAAATTTACGGATCATCACTGTAGTCGAGCCGCCAGCCAGTTATCTGGATAGCCATGGTCAACTGACAGGTTTTTCGGTCGAAGTGGTGCAGGCAATTCAGCGCAACCTGGACGACAAAACTGTGATTGAAGTATTGCCTGAAGCCCGCGCTATTCATATTGCCCGCACTGAACCTAACGTACTGCTATTCAGCTTTTCCAGAACACCCAAACGAGAAGATGAGTTTTATTGGGTTGGGCAGTTAAGTGTTAAAGCCTGGTCTGTTTATGCTTTAAGTTCTAATCCTGTACAAATTCAATCACTGGAAGAGTTACGTAAAGTGAAAGCCATTGGTGTTGTTCGCGGTGATATAAGGGAAGAATGGTTGACTGAGCAAGGCTTTAGAAATCTACACCCATCGGTTAATCACCAGCAGAATATGCACAGGTTACGCTCTGGCCGGTTAGATTTAGTAGCTTACGAAAGTCAGGGTATTCAGCATTTGTTATTAGAAGAAGGGCTCGATCCGCAGGATATCAAACCCGTCTATCAGCTAAAACGCTCCGATGTTTATTTGCTAATGTCAAAAAAAGGCACTGATATAACTTTGCTGGAACGCTGGCGTCATGCAGCGAACAAGCTAAAAGCCAGCGGCGAACAGCAATTTATCGCCGAGAAATGGCAGATGATACTGCGGCACTACCATGGCGTTGAAACTCAAACACTAAATGGCGTTATGGTTTTTCCATAA
- a CDS encoding aspartyl/asparaginyl beta-hydroxylase domain-containing protein produces MLSTSDLVSRIQKLMSSNSLEEARPLCENLLRQEPNDIYALTTLIQIDLTQNNYNQVIFYCEKLLAIQPANLQLHQVLARSLEQLSSSDPSGSSLATVLEKLPGAYSSRLLYGRALELQGDMFGAGRQYLKAVKTAQAKGFWLNEASTAPWCRQYVAYALGFINKYKVNLGYQWLEPLWQRFGKTEMERVTKAIQMYTGERPLVLADPRQQPNYLYVPDLPLTPVFDRNVLSFAEQYESATTSIQAELKQLQEQSKDFKPFQEGEEGKSLTAGGAWDAYFFYRHGKTYTEHLAQCPATAQALSQLPLVHIREHAPEVCFSIMQPHTHILPHRGATNSRAVLHLGLDIPDHCRLNLPGIAELSWQEGKIFAFDDTYLHEAWNKSDNTRAVILADIWNPYLREEEQIALTELIEQIGLLNQQTKAVLS; encoded by the coding sequence ATGTTAAGCACATCAGATTTAGTCTCTCGTATTCAAAAACTTATGTCATCTAATTCATTGGAGGAAGCTCGCCCTCTTTGTGAGAACCTTCTCAGACAGGAACCCAATGATATTTATGCATTAACTACATTAATCCAAATCGACTTGACTCAGAACAACTACAATCAGGTTATTTTTTATTGTGAAAAACTACTGGCCATTCAACCTGCTAACCTACAGTTACATCAAGTCTTGGCCCGCAGTCTGGAGCAGTTATCAAGTTCAGACCCTTCAGGCTCGTCTTTAGCCACAGTGCTGGAAAAACTGCCTGGGGCCTATTCCAGTCGTTTGTTGTATGGCAGAGCATTGGAATTACAGGGAGATATGTTTGGCGCTGGCCGTCAATACCTGAAGGCAGTTAAAACAGCTCAGGCTAAAGGATTCTGGTTAAATGAGGCATCCACAGCACCCTGGTGCCGCCAGTATGTCGCGTATGCTCTTGGCTTTATCAATAAATACAAAGTAAACCTGGGTTACCAGTGGCTTGAGCCTTTATGGCAAAGATTCGGCAAAACCGAGATGGAGCGGGTCACTAAAGCTATACAAATGTACACTGGCGAGCGGCCCTTAGTGCTGGCTGATCCAAGACAACAACCCAACTATTTGTATGTACCAGATTTACCTCTGACTCCTGTTTTTGACCGTAATGTTCTATCTTTTGCTGAGCAATACGAAAGTGCGACCACCAGTATTCAAGCTGAACTGAAACAACTGCAAGAGCAATCGAAGGATTTCAAACCCTTTCAGGAAGGCGAAGAAGGAAAATCATTGACCGCAGGAGGGGCATGGGATGCCTACTTCTTCTACCGTCACGGCAAGACCTACACTGAGCATTTAGCACAATGCCCTGCTACTGCTCAGGCCCTGAGCCAACTTCCCTTAGTTCATATCAGGGAACATGCACCTGAAGTCTGTTTTTCTATCATGCAACCACATACTCATATACTGCCGCACAGAGGGGCAACAAACAGCAGAGCCGTATTGCATCTGGGTCTGGATATCCCGGATCATTGCAGACTTAATTTACCCGGTATTGCTGAATTGAGTTGGCAGGAAGGCAAAATATTTGCGTTTGACGACACCTATCTGCATGAAGCCTGGAACAAAAGTGACAACACCAGAGCCGTCATACTGGCAGATATCTGGAATCCTTATCTGCGCGAAGAAGAGCAAATAGCTCTCACCGAATTGATAGAACAGATTGGTTTGCTCAATCAGCAAACCAAAGCTGTGCTTTCTTAG
- a CDS encoding DUF1993 domain-containing protein, protein MSLSFYSASVPVFKQFLTSLKDLLAKAEKFSQQKDLADAVLLQSRLYPDMFPLVRQVQIAADFAKSVSARLAGVEVPGYEDNEQTFAELQQRLDKTLVFLDSLTAEQFANAADKEIVLRPGTPKEKRFTGSQYLAQYGLPQFYFHVTTSYALLRHNGVEVGKKDYMGQI, encoded by the coding sequence ATGAGTTTATCTTTTTACAGCGCGTCAGTGCCGGTATTTAAACAGTTTCTTACCAGCTTAAAAGACTTGTTAGCTAAAGCTGAAAAGTTCAGCCAACAGAAAGATCTGGCTGACGCTGTATTATTGCAATCACGTTTATACCCTGACATGTTTCCGCTGGTACGTCAGGTGCAAATTGCCGCTGATTTTGCCAAAAGTGTGTCGGCTCGTTTAGCTGGTGTTGAGGTTCCGGGCTATGAAGACAATGAACAGACTTTTGCCGAACTGCAGCAACGTTTGGATAAAACTCTGGTTTTTCTGGATAGTTTAACGGCAGAGCAATTTGCCAACGCTGCGGACAAAGAAATTGTATTGCGCCCAGGTACTCCAAAGGAAAAACGTTTTACCGGTAGTCAGTATTTAGCCCAGTATGGTTTACCTCAGTTTTATTTCCATGTGACCACCAGTTATGCTTTGTTGCGTCACAACGGTGTTGAAGTAGGTAAAAAAGATTACATGGGTCAAATCTGA
- a CDS encoding MarR family winged helix-turn-helix transcriptional regulator — protein MNAENEDYLVLEKQLCFSLYSASHRLVRSYRLLLEPLDLTYPQYLAMLVLWQQSELNVKELGEKLHLDSGTLTPLLKRLESKGLVSRTRSQQDERVVQIALTEQGKKLKAEASHIPISIFQQSGMPLEQLLQLKQSCDLLFHQLEAL, from the coding sequence ATGAATGCAGAGAACGAAGATTATTTAGTGCTGGAAAAGCAACTGTGTTTTTCACTGTACAGCGCCAGCCACCGGCTGGTACGCAGTTATCGTCTGCTGCTGGAACCTCTAGATTTAACCTATCCACAGTATTTGGCTATGCTGGTGTTGTGGCAGCAGAGCGAGCTGAACGTCAAAGAATTAGGTGAAAAACTACATCTGGATTCTGGTACTTTAACCCCTTTATTAAAGCGGCTGGAAAGCAAAGGTTTAGTGAGCAGAACCCGCAGCCAGCAGGATGAACGTGTGGTGCAGATTGCTCTGACCGAGCAGGGAAAAAAACTAAAGGCAGAGGCGAGCCATATTCCTATAAGCATTTTTCAGCAGTCAGGTATGCCTTTAGAGCAGTTACTTCAGTTAAAACAAAGCTGTGATTTATTGTTTCATCAGCTAGAAGCCTTGTAA
- a CDS encoding cytochrome b562 yields MKVVMSVLLSGLLLCSSVSASDVDMEKTMKQMALSFKQAKEAQSVEQMTAALASFEGQLQQAQQGQFQPEKSELYQQGLKELAIELDQTQLLLEKNDLAGAQQQLVKMDDLRKKYHKHRSPSFWQLIFG; encoded by the coding sequence ATGAAAGTAGTAATGTCTGTGCTGTTAAGTGGTCTGTTGTTGTGTAGCTCTGTATCTGCAAGTGATGTGGATATGGAAAAAACCATGAAGCAGATGGCGCTGAGTTTTAAACAAGCCAAAGAAGCGCAATCCGTCGAACAAATGACGGCTGCTTTAGCCAGTTTTGAAGGCCAGTTGCAGCAAGCGCAACAAGGTCAATTCCAGCCGGAAAAATCAGAGTTGTATCAGCAAGGACTGAAAGAATTAGCGATAGAGCTTGATCAGACTCAATTGCTGTTGGAGAAAAATGATTTAGCTGGTGCACAACAACAACTGGTAAAAATGGATGATCTGCGAAAAAAATATCATAAACACCGTAGCCCCAGTTTCTGGCAACTGATTTTTGGTTAG